The nucleotide sequence GGAGCAGGCGAGGCCAGCAAGGGGCTCTGCCTGCCCTTGAAAGTCATCTTTGGTGAACTCCCCGCCAGGGCTGCTTTCTCAAAGGGCAGGCCCTCCATTCTGTCGTGGTCCTTGCTGCGGCACCTGCGTCAGGCAGGGAGGCCTCCTCTTCCAGACCATCCGTCTGGCTCTGTCCACCACCTGCCATGCCGGTTGGAGTGTTGAGCCCAGGGAGGGATGTGAGCACCTGGCGCAGTGCACCCGCAGGCTCCTGTCACTTGGGGCCAGCAGCCCTGCCTGGGCTTGAGCCGGCCAGCGCAAGGGCTGTGTTTGCCACGTGCCTCTCCTCGCTGTTCTGGCCCCGCTGTCCTCCGCTCTCCTGGAACTTCTCCCCGTCTTCGTCACCTGTGCTTCCTGAGTCATTTTACCTTCAAAATCTGCTTCCTACAATGGACTGTGGCTTCCAGAAGCCAGGATTTGGTCTGTCCCGCCCACCACTGGTTTTGGCTCAAACCACACAGTGCCTGTCTTGTGGCGTGTTTTCAGTGAACATCTCTCATCAGTTGAGGGGGTGGacaagatgtgtgtgtgtgtggggaggtacTTGAAGAACTCCCTCCCATGCTCCTGAGGGTGGGACAAGGGGGGCAGACCCTAGGTGCGGTGCTTTATGTAGACTCACAAAGAGCCCATTTTAtgcttgaggaaactgaggctgaaacaGGTTCAAGCTACTCACCCAGAAGTTGCTGTTTGTGTTGCCAAGTCTCCCGGCAAGAGGAGTGCCCCCTGGGAATGGGGAGTGGACTGCTGGtcctgggcaggggcagaggccCCGGGTCATGACTGGCTCTTTGGCAGGTTCGGGGCGACTGTAGCTGTTGGCCTGACCATCTTTGTGCTCTCTGTTGTCACCATTATCATCTGCTTcacctgctcctgctgctgcttgtACAAGATGTGCCGCCGACCACGTCGTAAGcatgcccacccccagcccaccccactcTGACCCCTGTGTGCAGTTATAGACCCCAGGGTGGCAAAGGGAACTGACCAGGGCCCTGATTCGgctgagctggagggaggggtggcAAGCCCGGAGGTCCTGACTGGGATTCTCTTTGCAGCGGTTGTGACCACCACCACGGCCACCACTGTGGTGCACGCCCCTTACCCGCAGCCCCCAAGTGTGCCACCCAGCTACCCTGGACCGACCTACCAGGGCTACCACCCCATGCCCCCCCAGCCAGGGATGCCTGCAGCACCATACCCGACGCAGTACCCACCACCCTACCCAGCCCAGCCCATGGGCCCTCCGGCCTACCATGAG is from Equus przewalskii isolate Varuska chromosome 15, EquPr2, whole genome shotgun sequence and encodes:
- the SHISA5 gene encoding protein shisa-5 isoform X1, whose amino-acid sequence is MAAPTPAPRILLLVLLLLPPPPGAHGEVCTASRGRSLFPEFCPDFCCGTCYDQYCCSDVLKKFVWNEERCAVPEARFGATVAVGLTIFVLSVVTIIICFTCSCCCLYKMCRRPRPVVTTTTATTVVHAPYPQPPSVPPSYPGPTYQGYHPMPPQPGMPAAPYPTQYPPPYPAQPMGPPAYHETLAGGAATPYSASQPPYNPAYMDPPKAAP
- the SHISA5 gene encoding protein shisa-5 isoform X3, with product MGFGATVAVGLTIFVLSVVTIIICFTCSCCCLYKMCRRPRPVVTTTTATTVVHAPYPQPPSVPPSYPGPTYQGYHPMPPQPGMPAAPYPTQYPPPYPAQPMGPPAYHETLAGGAATPYSASQPPYNPAYMDPPKAAP